Within the Actinomycetota bacterium genome, the region CTTCCACGCACGCCGCCTACCGGAGCACGTCTGGCGGAACGCCAAAGTGTCGGATGACGTGGAGTCGGTCCTTCAGCTTCACCGGCTCCGCGAGGTGATGGGATTGGTCGGCTTCACCCGCTTCGAGGCGGTGACGCCGGACATCCACGGCGAATATGAGACCGACGTTGAACGCGCCGACATCGCCCTTGAGCCTTCGTGGTTCCCGGCCGTCGAGAACCGCGGGGAAGGCGTGTTCATCCAGATACGCGCGGACGCGATCGAGCGCTGGCTGAAGGAATCCGGCGTTGCCGGTCGGCTGGACCTCCTCGCCCTTGGGCACAGGCGCTGGGCGGATGCTAGGAAGAGCAAGCGACTCTTTCCCGGAGGGCCATACGTCCTCTTGCACACCCTCGCTCACCTGCTCTTGCAATCGCTGGCGATGAGCTGCGGGTACCCGGCGAGCTCTATCCGGGAGCGGATCTACACCGAAGGAGGACGGTACGGGATCCTTCTCTACACAGGAAGTCCGGACTCCGAAGGTACGCTCGGCGGCCTCGTTCAGCAGGCGCGCCACATCGAGGAGCATCTCGCGCGCGCACTCCGGATGGGCGCCCTCTGTTCGAACGACCCGATCTGCGCTCAGCATGAGCCTGGGTCCAGTCTGGAAGAGCGTTGGCTCCACGGGGCGTCGTGTCATGGCTGCGCGTTGATCGCGGAGACGTCGTGCGAGATGCGCAACGACTACCTCGACCGGGCGCTCGTCCTCCCTATCCTCGGCGTTGACGACGCCGCCTTCTTCGTCGATGGCGTGTGATGCGTCGGATCATCGATCTGCCCCCGCACCTGAAGAAGCGACTCGCCGGCGCACTCGACTCCGGCATGCTGACAGAGCCGTTCGCCCCGGGCGCCGTCCGTTCCGTCCTCGGCGTCAGCGAAGGCATCGACGACGTGTGCGCCGCTCTTCTGGAACTCACCAAACTGGGAATCATGGGTCGGGCTGCCGGCGCGTGGATCCGCACGGTCGATGAGATGGCCGCGCGCGTCGCGCAACCGGACCTGGTGTGGTCTGGTCCCGAGGTTCCCGGACTCCATGCGCGCGACACCCGGCGCGTCTATGAGGAACTTCTCGGCTCGGCCGAGCGATCGGTCTGGGCCAGCACATACGCATTCTTCGATGGCCCCAAAGCGTTCAAGGTCATCGCCGATCGGATGGCCGCGATCCCCACGCTCCGCGTCACGCTCTTGATGAACATCCAGCGCAAACGGGGAGACAATAGCGCCGCCGACCAACTGGTCCGCCGGTTCGCCGATCGTTTCTGGAGCGTTGAATGGCCTGGTGAGAGTCGACCGACCGTCTAC harbors:
- the drmC gene encoding DISARM system phospholipase D-like protein DrmC, translated to MRRIIDLPPHLKKRLAGALDSGMLTEPFAPGAVRSVLGVSEGIDDVCAALLELTKLGIMGRAAGAWIRTVDEMAARVAQPDLVWSGPEVPGLHARDTRRVYEELLGSAERSVWASTYAFFDGPKAFKVIADRMAAIPTLRVTLLMNIQRKRGDNSAADQLVRRFADRFWSVEWPGESRPTVYYDPRALELGGPGGVLHAKAVVTDDVAVFVTSANLTEAALDRNIEIGILIRDRALALSVATHFQGLIDQGLLAPLPGA